GGTTTTAATAGTGGAAGCTATGGCACAAACAGGAGGAATATTAGTTTTAAGTACTGTTCCTGATCCTGAAAATTATTTGACTTATTTTATGAAAATAGATAATGTTAAATTCAAACATAAGGTATTACCAGGTGACACTTTGATTTTCAAATGTGATTTAATCACACCGATTAGAAGAGGGATTTGTCATATGCAAGCCAATGCTTATGCAAATGGAAAATTAGTTGCAGAAGCAGAATTAATGGCTCAGATTGCCAAAAAGCAATAAAAATTAAATTAGAATAAACACTCTAAGTCAATTATCTGGAGTTTATTATTCTGAAAATACTAATATAAAAAAAAGCAGATGAATCAACCCTTAGCATATGTTCATCCTGGCGCTAAAATCGCCAAAAATGTTGTAATAGAGCCTTTTACAACCATTCACAATAATGTTGTTATTGGTGATGGAACTTGGATAGGTTCTAATGTTACCATTATGGAAGGCGCAAGAATAGGAAAAAATTGCAATATATTTCCTGGTGCAGTAATATCTGCAGTACCGCAGGATTTAAAATTTGGTGGAGAAGAATCTTTAGCAATAATAGGTGATAATTGTACTATAAGAGAATGTGTCACCATTAATAGAGGAACAATTGCTTCAGGTCAAACAACCCTTGGGAACAATTGTTTAGTTATGGCTACAGCACATATTGCGCATGATTGTCACATTGGCGATAATGCAATTATCGTTAACGGTGTTGCATTAGCTGGACATGTTACGGTTGGGAAATTTGCCGTTATAGGTGGTTTAGCTGCTATTCATCAGTTTATTCATATTGGAGATCATGCGATGATTTCGGGTGGTTCATTAGTGAGGAAAGATGTTCCTCCTTTTACAAAAGCTGCTAAAGAACCTTTATCTTATGTTGGAATAAACTCAGTTGGGTTAAGAAGAAGAGGTTTTACAACGGAGAAAATTAAAGAGATTCAAGATATTTATAGAATTTTATATCAAAAAAACTATAATACAACCCAAGCAATTGGAATTATTGAAGCGGAAATGGAAGCAACTCCTGAGCGTGATGAAATATTAGATTTTATCAGAAATTCGTCTCGTGGTGTTATGAAAGGATATACCGGGAATTATTAAGGCCTAGTCCTCCCACTAGTTTGTGGAGGTATAGATAAAAATATAACAATAAGTAACACACTTCCATCCAGCTTCCCTTCACTTAAGAAAGGGCTGAAATGGAGAAAAAACAAAAATAAAATGGCATCTACATCAGACATCAAAAACGGATTATGTATTAAGTACAATAATGATATTTACAAAATCATTGAATTTCTTCATGTTAAACCAGGTAAAGGACCTGCATTTGTAAGAACCAAATTGAGAAGTTTGAGTAATGGAAAAGTATTGGATAATACATTTTCTGCAGGACATAAAATTGAAGAAGTACGTGTTGAAAATCATAAATTTCAATATTTATATCCAGAAGGAGATGACTTTCACTTTATGAATACAGAGACATTCGAACAAATATCTTTGAATAAAAACATCTTGGATTCACCAGATTTATTGAAAGAAGGTGAAAGCGTAATGGTTAGTATTAATACTGAAACTGACTTGCCTCTTTCAGTAGATATGCCTGCATCTGTAGTACTTGAAGTAACATATGCTGAACCAGGAATTAAAGGAAATACAGCTACAAATGCTACAAAATCGGCTACGGTAGAAACTGGAGCGACAGTAAATGTACCTTTATTCATTAACGAAGGAGATAAAATTAAAATAGATACAGCTTCAGGTTCATACATGGAGCGTGTTAAGGAATAATTTTTATACGTTTTTAGTTTTCAATCACTAGTAATTCTATTTTATTAGTGATTGAAAGCAAAGACTAAAAATAAATAAATGAAATTTACACAAGCACAATCTTTACTTGAAATTGCAAATTTGCTACAATGCGAATATGTTGGCAATGACAATTTTGAAGTTTTAGGAATGAATGAAATTCATGTTGTTGAACGCGGTGATATTGTTTTTGTTGATCATCCTAAGTATTATGATAAAGCATTAAATTCAGCAGCAACTATCATTTTAATAAATAAAAAAGTAGATTGTCCTCCTGGAAAAGCATTGTTAATTTCTGATGACCCGTTTAGAGATTTTAATACTTTAACAAAACATTTCAAACCTTTTCAATTTTCAAACGCTTCGATTTCTACTTCAGCTATAATAGGGCAAAATACTATTATACAGCCAAATAGTTTTGTAGGTAATCATGTGAAAATTGGGAAAAACTGCTTGATTCATTCTAATGTTTCGATTTACGATCATACAGTTATTGGCGACAATGTAATTATTCACGCAGGTACAATTTTGGGAGCTGACGCTTTTTACTATAAGAAACGTGAAGATGGTTTTGATCAATTACTTTCGGGTGGTAGAGTTGTAATTAAAGACAATGTTGGTATAGGTGCACTTTGTACAATTGACAAGGGGGTTACAGGTGATACAATCATTGGAGAAGGAACAAAAATTGACAATCAGGTACATGTTGGCCATGATACCGTGATTGGAAAAA
The Flavobacterium sp. WC2421 genome window above contains:
- the efp gene encoding elongation factor P; translation: MASTSDIKNGLCIKYNNDIYKIIEFLHVKPGKGPAFVRTKLRSLSNGKVLDNTFSAGHKIEEVRVENHKFQYLYPEGDDFHFMNTETFEQISLNKNILDSPDLLKEGESVMVSINTETDLPLSVDMPASVVLEVTYAEPGIKGNTATNATKSATVETGATVNVPLFINEGDKIKIDTASGSYMERVKE
- the lpxA gene encoding acyl-ACP--UDP-N-acetylglucosamine O-acyltransferase, whose amino-acid sequence is MNQPLAYVHPGAKIAKNVVIEPFTTIHNNVVIGDGTWIGSNVTIMEGARIGKNCNIFPGAVISAVPQDLKFGGEESLAIIGDNCTIRECVTINRGTIASGQTTLGNNCLVMATAHIAHDCHIGDNAIIVNGVALAGHVTVGKFAVIGGLAAIHQFIHIGDHAMISGGSLVRKDVPPFTKAAKEPLSYVGINSVGLRRRGFTTEKIKEIQDIYRILYQKNYNTTQAIGIIEAEMEATPERDEILDFIRNSSRGVMKGYTGNY
- a CDS encoding UDP-3-O-(3-hydroxymyristoyl)glucosamine N-acyltransferase, which gives rise to MKFTQAQSLLEIANLLQCEYVGNDNFEVLGMNEIHVVERGDIVFVDHPKYYDKALNSAATIILINKKVDCPPGKALLISDDPFRDFNTLTKHFKPFQFSNASISTSAIIGQNTIIQPNSFVGNHVKIGKNCLIHSNVSIYDHTVIGDNVIIHAGTILGADAFYYKKREDGFDQLLSGGRVVIKDNVGIGALCTIDKGVTGDTIIGEGTKIDNQVHVGHDTVIGKKCLIASQTGIAGCVIIKDEVTIWGQVGTTSGITIGEKAVILGQTGVTKSVEGGKTYFGTPIEESREKLKQLANIKRIPEILNKLK